AAAACATATATCATTGTAAGTGGATAGGAAATTTCAACATTGCAAACTTCAAGAAAACAagacaatttaatattttagaacaGACCAGGGTGTGGCCACCAGAAAGAGCAACAATGTCCTGGTCGCTAAGACCCATTTGATGACTAAACACCTGCCTCAAGTGATCAGCTCctgcaaaatatttttcaaaagattaAACCAAGATCATTACAGACACTGAGCCGTGTTTTAATTCTCAATAGAACAACAACATTAGAAGACAAATCGTATAGACTAACCCTCAGTAGCATTGGGAAGACGACCCTCAGGTGGTGGGTGAGGCTTGTCCTGCATTTATTTCCAAACACCTCTAGGTAAATACAGTAACATTGAAATACACAGTTAAGAGTTGacaacactattaagaacaattGAACAACATGCtctaacatttaaccattttataatGAAGAAAATCTACAGAAACTAACTGACAAATCCCAAAACTAAACTTTGATTCATTGTATAATGCGATACAAAAACATTGATTTGGAGCAACTGCATACAAAAAATTTTGGTACCATTTATCCAGTTACTTATGTGCCATCGTTTTATCATatgaacaaataataatattcatccgacataataataatttatttatttgtcgtTTAAATGTCTATGctctataattaaattaaaatcaaagttttaagCGTATAACTACACCAAATCAGAAGTATCACATTGCAGATTGAGTCGAAGATAATATGTAATTTGGGGATATATCCTAAAAGCACAGCATTATACACTAACCAGACCACATCATTGAATCATACATTAGAGATTAAGACTCACCTCTCTTCCAGGATGGAATGGAACTTCAGGCCCACCGGTGATCTCAACAGCAACAACACCAGCAAGCTACAAATTTTAAAACGCCAAAAAGAATACAGTCAAAACCAGTCAAACCCTCAAACATAAATCGGTTAAATCTGAAAGCAAGAACAGAAAATCCGATCAAGAGTTAGATACCTGATAGAAGTCAGCGTATGAAAGGATAGGGAACTGCTCCTTGATCGGCTCGAGAAGCCTGACTGCAATATCGAGACCGTTGTTAGCAGCATGAGCGAGCTCAGCAGGTTGCTTCATGGTTCCGAATGGACCTCCGGTCTTGGTCTTGACATCAAAAGTTCCAGCTGAGTGCCACCTGTCCCCAACCATCACCGTAAGGCCTATCAGCTTCACGGATCTCAATACCAAATTTCAAATCAGACGATAGAAAAAAGAGAAGCTTACGCTAGACGGAGCATGAGTGGAGCACAGTTCTTCTCAGCGATGAGACCTCTTAGCTTCCTCTTAGCCTTTTGAACGGCGTTTTGGTACTCCTCGCTAACGGTTGGGTAACACTTGGTCATTTTTCTCTGGTTTctacgaaaaaaaaaattcaaatcatatcaacaATCTCCAAAACAGGTTCCAAACTCAGAGCGAAAACGAACCTTTCGTCGGAGAGTGCTATGAAATGAAGATAGGAAAGCCACGCGATGTACACGAGTTGAGCACAAGCACACTCTGGTGAAAAGGAGGAGGATATATATGGGGGAGTGAAGAGCGGAAATGGTGTTTGTTTTGAGAATGGACGGCTTTGATGTGGGTTGAAAATTATTGATGTACGGCTGTGATTGTGGGTTAGGTGggctgatttttgttttttctttttcactttcgaAGAAAAAGATTGGTCAATATTTTTTctcagaaaaaaaaactatttattttatttggaaaattCGACGGGATTTAGGGAGAGCGAATTTAATAGAAACATctggatttaaaaatatatatatatatatagatatgtactCACACTCAGTGTGAACACCTTGAAATAAAGAAGATGCCTTTTGAATTGAAGCGATTATTACAACAGCGGGCTAGGTACGCCAACGTTTATGACCCATCTATTTCTAAGATATGATTTTAATATCTCGCAAATAAATCACGTTTGTGGCCACTATCTATTCATTTAAtgagtttataaaataaaaaaaatttaatgattagattagatttgttctgttaaaatattaagaaataaaaaaattatttttaaaaaccaatttagtttgatatattcaatttttatttttaattattctaaattaagaaaaaactGAAAAGTATGTTTATAGtatatgaaaagaaatattaaatatgagatatttaaaatatggttgCATGAAAAGTGATAATTTAGTGGTCAAACTAAACGTGGTGGCATAAAAAGCAACTAAAAGTTCAATAGTAGCTTGTAATAAGGTGATTTTGTCTATTAACTACTGcgagtttgattttaaaataagtaaacgGTATTGGTAttcacttaattataaaaatttgaaaaaattaaattcatcgTTTAAGTTTATGATAAATTGATGGTGCggcagttttaaaatttatataataatgtatttagcacttaataattaaattataaaaaaatagtataaaacgtcatacaatatacataaaaaaaaactaaaatgtatatgacgaaaaaaattttaaaaaaacctgcaaaatttacaaaatcGAATAGAAGGAAAAGTCGAGGCGACAAGGGGAGGGGATAATGCGTTGGCAGAGGTAGAGACAAAGATGAATGAGATGGAAATGTGGTCGGTGTGGATGAATTTCATATACTGCAGTGGTTACCTTTTGAGCGGTGGAAGACGGCGAAACTTTCAAGTTTTTGTCGTAGATTTAGGATTTGTTGAACTTCTtttagaaaaagtaaaaatgaaatacGCAAACCTTAAGAAAAACTAGTTATTACTTGATTCCATGAGAATACTCGAACGACTATCCTCTTCTAAAAATTTTTGATCTCAAATgatagttttagggaaaaaatatattttttctatctAATTTGAAACCAGATATAAATCTATGAACCAATCAaaagacttaaataaaaattcctcACATTAACCACTAACATTTACCGTGCagtaaaagccaaaaaaaaaacccaaatcttcatttttttttacaaatcaaGTCAAAATTCATGATTATATTTTTCCTTACTCTCTTGggtcttttttcttatt
The Gossypium raimondii isolate GPD5lz chromosome 8, ASM2569854v1, whole genome shotgun sequence DNA segment above includes these coding regions:
- the LOC105792370 gene encoding L-ascorbate peroxidase, cytosolic; its protein translation is MTKCYPTVSEEYQNAVQKAKRKLRGLIAEKNCAPLMLRLAWHSAGTFDVKTKTGGPFGTMKQPAELAHAANNGLDIAVRLLEPIKEQFPILSYADFYQLAGVVAVEITGGPEVPFHPGREDKPHPPPEGRLPNATEGADHLRQVFSHQMGLSDQDIVALSGGHTLGRCHKERSGFEGPWTTNPLIFDNSYFKELLTGEKDGLLQLPTDKVLLSDPVFRPLVDKYAADEDAFFADYTEAHLKLSELGFADA